From Paracoccus aminovorans, one genomic window encodes:
- a CDS encoding N,N-dimethylformamidase beta subunit family domain-containing protein, whose protein sequence is MKDIAIRGYCDRPSVATGETIRFYVSANETRGTFDAELVRLIHGDSNPAGPGYKEEAIKSDLEGQYPARFQRTQFGSYVEVADPDAGLQPDGAFSVHLFLWSTTPSRGRQGIASRWNDERQSGWNLAIEDGRVVFTIGDGSGATSSVVSDRPLFQQIWYSITGVYDPEKKQLRLYQKSVVNRTNSRFGLVVPLDSDCAVSADATVKAADSETSLLIAGLGEAAAQDGRTWCIAHYNGKVDAPKIYGCALGQDDAEKLSRGEIVRPISRLAHWDFSAGIGLNGIPTDHVVDASGNGHHGRCMNQPDRGSTGWNWDGHEENFIHCPEQYGALWFHEDCLDDCRWEKDFEFTVPEGLKSDFYAVKIRYEDTEDYIPFFVLPPRGTATAPILVIASTLSYLAYANEQIMHKADIGQAVAGHTPVLNENDVELHKNLSYYGLSTYDGHIDGRGVQYTSWRRPIMNLRPKHRQGFGSIWELPADLHLIDWLNHNGFEYDVATEHDLNDQGAELLRRYKVVLTGSHPEYQTWANADAWEDYLADGGRGMYLAANGMYWIVEVHPEKPWVMEVRKELGVTAWEAPPGEYHYSTNGRRGGRFRGRARATQKIWGTGMSSFGFDHSGYFVQMPDSQDERVAWIMEGIDPEERIGDGGLVGGGAGGYELDRYDLALGTPPNTLLLASSVEHSVVYTVIPDDKAFPHPGMNGGEHPFVRADITYFSTANGGGMFATSSISWLGSLSWNDYDNNVSKMTKNVLNQFIKDEPAPRV, encoded by the coding sequence ATGAAAGACATTGCCATTCGCGGATATTGTGACCGCCCCAGCGTCGCCACTGGAGAAACGATCCGCTTTTACGTCAGCGCCAACGAAACCAGGGGGACATTCGATGCCGAGCTGGTCCGGCTGATCCATGGCGACAGCAATCCGGCGGGTCCGGGTTACAAGGAGGAAGCGATCAAATCCGATCTGGAAGGGCAGTATCCCGCCCGCTTTCAGCGCACCCAGTTCGGAAGCTATGTCGAGGTCGCGGATCCCGACGCCGGGTTGCAGCCCGATGGTGCGTTTTCCGTTCATCTGTTCCTCTGGTCCACAACGCCGAGCCGTGGCCGTCAGGGGATTGCGTCGCGATGGAACGACGAGCGCCAGTCGGGGTGGAACCTCGCGATCGAGGACGGCCGCGTCGTGTTTACGATTGGCGACGGCAGCGGTGCGACCTCCAGTGTCGTCAGTGATCGCCCGCTGTTTCAGCAGATCTGGTATTCGATCACCGGTGTTTATGATCCCGAAAAGAAACAGCTTCGGCTGTATCAGAAATCCGTCGTGAACCGGACAAACAGCCGCTTCGGGCTTGTCGTCCCGCTCGATTCGGATTGTGCCGTCTCTGCCGATGCCACTGTAAAGGCTGCCGATTCCGAAACCTCGCTGCTGATTGCCGGGCTCGGCGAGGCAGCCGCGCAGGACGGCCGGACCTGGTGCATCGCCCATTACAACGGCAAGGTCGATGCCCCCAAGATCTATGGCTGCGCGCTGGGCCAAGACGATGCGGAAAAGCTGTCCAGGGGCGAGATCGTGAGGCCTATTTCCCGCCTTGCCCATTGGGATTTTTCTGCTGGGATCGGGCTGAACGGGATTCCCACCGATCACGTCGTCGATGCCTCGGGGAATGGGCATCACGGCCGCTGCATGAATCAGCCCGATCGCGGCTCGACCGGGTGGAACTGGGACGGGCATGAGGAGAACTTCATCCACTGCCCCGAGCAGTATGGCGCGCTCTGGTTTCACGAGGACTGCCTGGACGACTGCCGCTGGGAAAAGGATTTCGAGTTCACCGTTCCAGAGGGCCTGAAAAGCGATTTCTACGCGGTGAAGATCCGTTACGAGGACACCGAGGATTACATTCCGTTCTTCGTTCTTCCGCCGCGCGGAACCGCCACGGCGCCGATCCTCGTCATTGCCAGCACGCTGAGCTATCTCGCCTATGCCAATGAGCAGATCATGCACAAGGCGGATATCGGACAGGCCGTCGCCGGCCATACGCCGGTTCTGAACGAAAACGACGTCGAGTTGCACAAGAACCTGAGCTATTACGGGCTGTCAACCTATGATGGTCATATCGACGGTCGCGGCGTGCAATACACCTCATGGCGGCGCCCGATCATGAACCTTCGCCCGAAACATCGTCAGGGTTTCGGCTCGATCTGGGAGCTTCCCGCCGATCTACACTTGATCGACTGGCTGAACCATAACGGTTTCGAGTACGACGTCGCCACGGAACATGATCTGAACGATCAGGGCGCGGAATTGCTGCGCCGCTATAAGGTTGTGCTGACCGGCTCGCATCCCGAATATCAGACTTGGGCCAATGCCGATGCGTGGGAGGATTATCTGGCCGACGGCGGGCGCGGCATGTATCTGGCCGCGAACGGGATGTACTGGATTGTGGAAGTTCATCCGGAAAAGCCCTGGGTCATGGAGGTCCGCAAGGAACTGGGCGTGACCGCTTGGGAAGCGCCGCCCGGCGAATATCACTACAGCACCAATGGACGGCGCGGCGGTCGTTTCCGTGGACGCGCCCGCGCGACCCAGAAGATCTGGGGCACCGGAATGAGCAGTTTCGGTTTCGATCATTCGGGTTATTTCGTTCAGATGCCCGACAGCCAGGACGAGCGCGTCGCCTGGATCATGGAGGGGATCGATCCTGAAGAGCGGATCGGCGATGGCGGCCTCGTCGGAGGTGGTGCCGGTGGATATGAGTTGGATCGCTACGATCTTGCTCTGGGCACGCCGCCGAATACCTTACTGCTTGCAAGCTCGGTCGAGCATAGCGTCGTCTATACGGTCATCCCCGATGACAAGGCATTTCCGCATCCGGGGATGAATGGTGGCGAACATCCTTTCGTCCGCGCCGACATCACCTACTTCTCGACCGCAAATGGTGGCGGCATGTTCGCGACATCGTCCATTTCCTGGCTGGGCAGCCTGTCCTGGAATGATTACGATAACAATGTCTCGAAGATGACCAAGAACGTGCTGAATCAGTTCATCAAGGATGAGCCGGCGCCGCGGGTCTGA
- the dmfA1 gene encoding N,N-dimethylformamidase subunit alpha: protein MTEASESCVRDPSNYRDRSADWYAFYDERRRKEIIDIIDEHPEIVEEHAANPFGYRKHPSPYLQRVHNYFRMQPTFGKYYIYSEREWDAYRIATIREFGELPELGDERFKTEEEAMHAVFLRRIEDVRAELA from the coding sequence ATGACTGAAGCCAGCGAATCCTGCGTCCGGGATCCGTCGAACTATCGTGACAGGAGCGCCGACTGGTACGCGTTCTATGACGAGCGGCGGCGAAAGGAGATCATTGACATCATTGATGAACACCCCGAAATCGTCGAGGAGCATGCCGCGAACCCGTTCGGCTACAGGAAGCACCCCAGCCCCTATCTTCAGCGAGTGCACAACTATTTCCGCATGCAACCGACCTTCGGAAAATACTACATCTATTCCGAAAGGGAATGGGACGCCTATCGGATCGCCACGATCAGGGAGTTCGGCGAGCTGCCGGAGTTGGGTGATGAGCGATTCAAGACCGAAGAAGAGGCCATGCACGCCGTGTTCCTGCGCCGCATCGAAGATGTGCGCGCAGAGCTTGCATAG
- a CDS encoding helix-turn-helix transcriptional regulator, which yields MSEDLSRANRILLVAEELNTLAPLAAMSLSIYDPLTRNHNSIFSHGYSRETVAYLDNSYMSIDPAYLWILRTNQSFFSWETTNFDYSRSISARNFWNPAGYKGGSTSYLKSRSNRYVGNLHTSSEDPGQPSVGFLRIIDDISPVLSALVDNWETPKSLIEGLEEHACSLFIDDKGNTQRPHRHEACIFGRIHELSNIAVRKYGNIDSLHVIGARLPSTCWCLCGEIVHRVDFKICHGGWLVSHVPASLPFGLTIRQAEVCSLSAIGMTRTQIADILTISARTVDRHIENILEKTFARNRIELAYLAASSGLINLDYLVAHFNSAQCHKKGGEDD from the coding sequence ATGTCTGAAGACCTGTCCCGAGCCAACAGGATTTTGTTGGTCGCAGAGGAACTGAACACTCTGGCGCCGCTGGCCGCGATGTCGCTATCGATCTATGACCCGCTGACCCGCAATCACAACTCAATATTTTCGCACGGATATTCCCGGGAAACCGTCGCCTACCTGGACAATTCATACATGTCCATCGATCCGGCTTATCTGTGGATCCTGCGCACCAACCAGTCGTTCTTCAGCTGGGAAACAACCAATTTCGATTACTCTCGCAGCATTTCCGCGCGCAATTTCTGGAACCCGGCTGGCTACAAGGGGGGGTCGACCAGCTATCTGAAGAGCCGATCAAACAGATATGTCGGCAATCTGCATACCAGCAGCGAAGATCCCGGCCAGCCATCTGTCGGGTTCCTGAGGATCATTGATGACATTTCGCCCGTGCTGTCTGCGCTGGTCGACAACTGGGAAACACCGAAATCGCTGATCGAAGGGCTGGAGGAACATGCCTGCTCCCTCTTCATCGACGACAAGGGAAACACTCAGCGCCCCCACAGGCATGAGGCATGTATCTTCGGCAGGATACATGAATTGTCCAACATTGCCGTCAGAAAATACGGCAACATCGACAGCCTGCATGTCATCGGCGCGCGTCTGCCCAGCACCTGCTGGTGCCTATGCGGAGAGATCGTGCATCGCGTCGATTTCAAGATCTGCCATGGCGGCTGGCTTGTAAGCCACGTCCCCGCGTCCCTACCCTTCGGATTGACCATCAGGCAGGCCGAGGTCTGCTCACTCTCTGCTATCGGCATGACGCGCACCCAGATTGCGGACATTCTGACAATATCTGCACGGACCGTCGATCGGCATATCGAAAATATACTAGAAAAAACCTTCGCCAGAAACCGGATCGAGCTTGCATATCTCGCCGCGAGCTCCGGCCTGATCAACCTAGATTACCTTGTCGCACATTTCAATTCGGCACAATGCCACAAAAAGGGAGGAGAAGATGACTGA
- a CDS encoding recombinase family protein produces the protein MVTILVASLMVSRLVSNQSKENGKHVMRALKENARQGFWNGSLPPIGYRVVAAEQRGAKVKKKLEIDPLHANTIRLMYRLALEGEGSSGQMGVKAIVKYLNGKGIFTRDGGRWGIGQVHRVLTRRTYIGEHQFNKRGKSKELKPEAEVITVPVPPLIDRETFEAVQKLLQARNPKTELPARVVIGPTLLTGICYCGNCGGAMTIRTGKGGRYRYYACSIKARQGETGCKGRAIPMDKLDNMVVRHIEERLLDPDRLEKLLGSVLGRREDQAERRREHIASLQRQATESEQRLKRLYDAIEAGVADLDDPALKERIAGLKVIRDQARADADRAQALLESPGHSAITPTMIQGFARRARERIRGTEGGYRRDHLRSLAQRVEVADDAIRIMGSKTELLRTLIAGQVRRLACPEAV, from the coding sequence TTGGTCACGATCCTGGTCGCGTCTTTGATGGTCTCAAGGCTCGTGTCAAACCAGTCGAAGGAGAACGGCAAGCACGTCATGCGCGCCTTGAAGGAGAACGCGCGGCAAGGCTTCTGGAATGGCTCGCTGCCGCCCATCGGCTACCGCGTGGTCGCGGCCGAGCAGCGCGGCGCGAAGGTCAAGAAGAAGCTGGAAATCGACCCGCTGCACGCCAATACGATCCGGCTGATGTATCGCCTCGCGCTGGAAGGCGAAGGCTCATCCGGCCAGATGGGCGTCAAGGCCATCGTCAAATATCTCAACGGCAAGGGCATCTTCACCCGCGACGGCGGGCGTTGGGGCATCGGTCAGGTCCATCGCGTCCTGACCCGCCGCACCTATATCGGCGAGCATCAGTTCAACAAGCGGGGCAAGTCGAAGGAGTTGAAGCCCGAAGCGGAGGTCATCACCGTGCCGGTGCCGCCCTTGATCGACCGGGAAACCTTCGAAGCGGTGCAGAAGCTGTTGCAGGCCCGCAATCCCAAGACCGAGTTGCCGGCTCGTGTCGTCATCGGGCCGACCCTGCTGACCGGCATCTGCTATTGTGGCAATTGCGGGGGAGCCATGACCATCCGCACCGGCAAGGGCGGCCGCTATCGCTACTATGCCTGCTCGATCAAGGCGCGGCAGGGCGAAACCGGCTGCAAGGGCCGCGCGATCCCCATGGACAAGCTCGACAATATGGTGGTGCGCCATATCGAGGAACGCTTGCTCGATCCCGACCGGCTGGAGAAGCTGCTAGGCAGCGTTCTCGGCCGCCGCGAGGATCAGGCCGAACGCCGCCGTGAGCATATCGCTTCCCTGCAACGTCAGGCCACCGAATCGGAACAGCGCCTCAAGCGGCTCTATGACGCCATCGAGGCGGGCGTTGCCGATCTGGACGACCCGGCGCTCAAGGAGCGTATCGCCGGCCTCAAGGTCATCCGCGATCAGGCGAGGGCCGATGCCGACCGGGCGCAAGCGCTGCTCGAAAGCCCCGGCCACAGCGCCATCACCCCCACGATGATCCAAGGCTTCGCCCGCCGCGCACGCGAGCGTATCCGGGGGACCGAGGGGGGCTATCGGCGGGATCACCTGCGCTCGCTGGCGCAGCGTGTCGAGGTCGCGGACGACGCAATCCGCATCATGGGATCGAAGACGGAACTGCTAAGGACGCTTATTGCGGGCCAAGTGCGGCGATTGGCGTGCCCAGAGGCGGTCTGA
- a CDS encoding DeoR/GlpR family DNA-binding transcription regulator, with amino-acid sequence MALSIRQNEILELARAEGRVLVDDLAHRFEVTLQTIRRDLGEMAEAGLLDRVHGGAVPRAGAVNLGYEARRRMNAEAKAAIGAACAAAIPDNCSLILNLGTTTEAVAQALVHHSNITVVTNNMNVANILLSNPGCEIMVAGGALRRSDGGLVGELTTQFFEQFKVDYAVIGTSALDHDGDLLDFDLAEVRVSRSILRQARRAFLVTDHSKLGRPAPARIASLSELDAVFTDHPLPEDLTRRCAEWGTEVRICRKTG; translated from the coding sequence TTGGCCCTCAGCATCCGCCAGAACGAAATCCTCGAACTCGCCCGGGCCGAGGGCCGCGTGCTGGTCGACGACCTGGCCCACCGCTTCGAGGTCACGTTGCAGACCATCCGCCGCGACCTGGGCGAGATGGCCGAGGCCGGGCTTCTGGACCGCGTCCATGGCGGCGCCGTGCCCCGGGCCGGGGCGGTGAATCTGGGCTATGAGGCGCGGCGGCGCATGAACGCCGAGGCCAAGGCCGCCATCGGCGCCGCCTGTGCTGCGGCGATTCCCGACAATTGCAGCCTGATCCTGAACCTGGGCACCACGACCGAGGCGGTGGCTCAGGCCCTGGTCCACCATTCCAACATTACCGTCGTCACCAACAACATGAACGTGGCCAATATCCTGCTGTCCAACCCGGGCTGCGAGATCATGGTGGCCGGGGGTGCGCTGCGGCGTTCCGACGGCGGGCTGGTGGGCGAGCTGACGACGCAGTTCTTCGAGCAGTTCAAGGTCGATTACGCGGTGATCGGCACCTCGGCTTTGGACCATGACGGCGACCTGCTGGACTTCGACCTGGCCGAGGTGCGGGTCAGCCGCTCGATCCTGCGGCAGGCCCGCCGGGCCTTTCTGGTGACGGACCATTCCAAGCTGGGCCGCCCCGCCCCCGCCCGGATCGCCAGCCTGTCCGAACTGGACGCGGTCTTTACCGACCATCCCCTGCCCGAGGACCTGACTCGCCGCTGCGCCGAATGGGGCACCGAGGTGCGGATCTGCCGGAAGACGGGATGA
- a CDS encoding iron-containing alcohol dehydrogenase yields MAPFAFALPGRTVFGRGEAQKAPAAIRAFGGRGVLVHGADPARAAWLVEALRAEGAEVLTVACGTEPTLPMLQETLARAKRFGADWVAALGGGAALDLGKALAGLIPAPGGVMDHLEVVGRGLPLVAAPLPYVALPTTAGTGAEATRNAVIGLPDHGRKVSIRDERMLPRLAIVDPALTDGCPRGVTLASGLDALAQVIEPYVSAKATPFTDALVRPVIGPGLRALQRLMQAEDADARDTMAWVSLCGGMALANGGLGAVHGLAGVIGGMTPAAHGAICGALLGPVLQLNRDHAPDPARVRAVCDQIAAVLGGTPDEAPQALAGWARDAGLPGLRAQGLDPGRHPAVAEASLASSSMKGNPFPPTVAQLCAVLDQAG; encoded by the coding sequence ATCGCCCCCTTCGCCTTCGCCCTGCCGGGCCGCACCGTCTTTGGCCGCGGCGAGGCGCAAAAGGCCCCCGCCGCGATCCGGGCCTTCGGCGGGCGCGGCGTGCTGGTGCATGGCGCCGATCCGGCCCGCGCCGCCTGGCTGGTCGAGGCGCTGCGTGCCGAGGGGGCCGAGGTGCTGACCGTCGCCTGCGGGACCGAGCCGACGCTGCCGATGCTCCAGGAGACGCTGGCCCGGGCCAAGCGCTTCGGCGCCGATTGGGTCGCGGCCTTGGGCGGCGGCGCGGCGCTGGACCTGGGCAAGGCGCTGGCCGGGCTGATCCCGGCGCCGGGCGGAGTGATGGACCATCTGGAGGTCGTGGGCCGCGGCCTGCCGCTGGTCGCGGCGCCCCTGCCCTATGTCGCGCTGCCGACCACCGCCGGAACCGGGGCCGAGGCGACGCGCAACGCGGTCATCGGCCTGCCCGATCATGGCCGCAAGGTCTCGATCCGGGACGAGCGCATGCTGCCGCGGCTGGCCATCGTCGATCCGGCGTTGACCGACGGCTGCCCGCGCGGGGTGACGCTGGCCTCGGGGCTGGATGCGCTGGCGCAGGTGATCGAGCCTTATGTCTCGGCCAAGGCCACACCCTTCACCGATGCGCTGGTGCGGCCGGTGATCGGGCCGGGTTTGCGGGCGCTGCAGCGGCTGATGCAGGCCGAGGATGCCGATGCGCGCGACACCATGGCCTGGGTCAGCCTGTGCGGCGGCATGGCGCTGGCGAACGGGGGCCTGGGCGCGGTGCACGGGCTGGCGGGCGTGATCGGCGGCATGACCCCGGCCGCGCATGGCGCGATCTGCGGCGCCTTGCTGGGACCGGTGCTGCAGCTGAACCGCGACCACGCCCCAGACCCGGCCCGGGTGCGCGCGGTCTGCGATCAGATCGCGGCCGTCCTGGGCGGCACTCCGGACGAGGCGCCGCAGGCGCTGGCCGGCTGGGCGCGGGATGCCGGCCTGCCCGGCCTGCGGGCGCAGGGGCTCGACCCCGGGCGGCACCCGGCGGTGGCCGAGGCCTCGCTAGCCAGTTCCTCGATGAAGGGCAACCCGTTCCCGCCCACCGTCGCGCAGCTTTGCGCGGTCCTGGACCAGGCCGGCTGA
- a CDS encoding patatin-like protein: MVDKATGEVRFAVVLYGGVSLAIYMNGIAQELLRMVRGSSDLPDEELDPGETIYRQLSRELAGPRGGRKRFVIDIISGTSAGGINGVALAKALVVGSKDVAVLREAWTDKADIGLLLNDRAARIARLRPTESLLDGRHMYDVLRETIARIKGDGRPLSEMVDLFVTATDLQGVPAPIHLTGARLDEKIHKTVFHFAFDKARAEQNDFTPENDAMLAFAARCTSSFPVAFPPMRFADMPADARAPAYARFFPRGWNHEDRLFADGGYLDNRPFSHAIDLIPFRPTTLPGERKLLFIDPFPEERRPPDPVTGVVPPPAPEPVDFLQNARLAASTLPRTEVIRDDIRAITRMNNRLERLGTLQARWARDQRQAALRGQAMDEPGKPDNLERLDLADQVAAGYGQTYPLYHHLRVYDTTDSLTGIVARLAGHAPDSDEALYLRQILRAWRDDHFAAYHQPGRETESAFLSRYDLGFRLRRLIHLRAEIDRRLEPAPDEPLPPESVRLLRSVRELVEAELAAMRALARPGESDAGKLLTGDEIRVLNLQIGAHYGKAMQQPTLERRYDLARQVYEQPQIRPLVKKALAQQGRQMRTAFDKSSARIREGLDLLRLPELKAVYEGFHWHDVMTYPFLEGSELQEHAQVEVFRISPADSLLNGRPSKLAGIAVGAFGGFLSRDWREHDILWGRLDGAERIVAALMSDRSPEERQVWIDRLQNRILAEEYADKPGESRRLALLKAKLKDSQIDDDAFEETAARALGVKDAVALDLSRFRDHYRDFKPLGPRAPQIAGWSSRSMAILSRMIDDLPDDGILRMVGTRAAAALRAGGGLISGFARFAMPGSYWRMLADKLLYLAMLAGLLIGFLGWWTGSGIAKGGWALLTVAVALWLVLYVFGRWLRGRASLSQALRWLLALVALALMGIGLWTVANHLFR; encoded by the coding sequence ATGGTTGACAAAGCCACGGGCGAGGTGCGTTTCGCGGTCGTCCTTTACGGCGGCGTTTCGCTGGCGATCTACATGAACGGCATCGCGCAAGAGCTTTTGCGCATGGTCCGCGGCAGTTCCGACCTGCCGGACGAGGAGCTGGACCCCGGCGAGACGATCTATCGCCAGCTCTCGCGCGAATTGGCCGGGCCGCGCGGCGGGCGCAAGCGTTTCGTGATCGACATCATCTCGGGCACCTCGGCGGGCGGCATCAACGGCGTGGCGCTGGCCAAGGCGCTGGTGGTCGGCAGCAAGGACGTCGCGGTGCTGCGCGAGGCCTGGACGGACAAGGCCGACATCGGGCTGTTGCTCAACGACCGCGCCGCCCGCATCGCCCGGCTGCGCCCGACCGAGTCGCTGCTGGACGGCCGCCACATGTATGACGTCCTGCGCGAGACCATCGCCCGCATCAAGGGCGACGGCCGGCCGCTGTCGGAAATGGTGGACCTGTTCGTGACCGCCACCGACCTGCAGGGCGTGCCGGCGCCGATCCACCTGACCGGGGCCAGGCTGGACGAGAAGATCCACAAGACCGTGTTCCATTTCGCCTTCGACAAGGCCCGCGCCGAGCAGAACGACTTCACCCCCGAAAACGACGCCATGCTGGCCTTCGCGGCGCGCTGCACCTCGTCCTTTCCGGTGGCCTTTCCGCCGATGCGCTTCGCCGACATGCCGGCGGACGCGCGCGCGCCGGCCTATGCGCGCTTCTTTCCGCGCGGCTGGAACCACGAGGACCGGCTGTTCGCCGATGGCGGCTATCTGGACAACCGGCCCTTCAGCCATGCCATCGACCTGATCCCCTTCCGCCCGACCACCCTGCCGGGTGAGCGCAAGCTGCTGTTCATCGACCCTTTCCCCGAGGAGCGCCGCCCGCCGGACCCGGTGACCGGCGTGGTGCCGCCGCCGGCGCCCGAGCCGGTGGACTTCCTGCAGAACGCCCGGCTGGCCGCCTCGACCCTGCCGCGGACCGAGGTGATTCGCGACGACATCCGCGCCATCACCCGCATGAACAACCGGCTGGAACGGCTGGGCACGCTGCAGGCCCGCTGGGCGCGCGACCAAAGGCAGGCGGCGCTGCGCGGTCAGGCGATGGACGAGCCCGGCAAGCCCGACAACCTGGAACGGCTGGACCTGGCCGACCAGGTCGCCGCCGGCTATGGCCAGACCTATCCACTGTATCATCACCTGCGCGTCTACGACACCACCGACAGCCTGACCGGCATCGTCGCCCGCCTGGCCGGCCATGCCCCGGATTCCGACGAGGCGCTGTATCTGCGCCAAATCCTGCGCGCCTGGCGCGACGACCATTTCGCGGCCTACCACCAGCCGGGGCGCGAGACGGAAAGCGCCTTTCTGTCCCGCTACGACCTGGGCTTCCGGCTGCGGCGCCTGATCCATCTGCGGGCCGAGATCGACCGCCGGCTGGAGCCCGCGCCGGACGAGCCGCTGCCGCCGGAATCGGTGCGGCTGCTGCGCTCGGTCCGCGAGCTGGTCGAGGCGGAACTGGCGGCGATGCGGGCTCTGGCCCGGCCCGGCGAATCCGATGCCGGCAAGCTTCTGACCGGCGACGAGATCCGGGTCCTGAACCTGCAGATCGGCGCCCATTACGGCAAGGCCATGCAGCAGCCGACGCTGGAACGGCGCTACGATCTGGCGCGGCAGGTCTATGAGCAGCCGCAGATCCGGCCCCTGGTCAAGAAGGCGCTGGCGCAGCAAGGCCGGCAGATGCGCACCGCCTTCGACAAGAGCAGCGCCCGCATCCGCGAGGGGCTGGACCTGTTGCGCCTGCCCGAGCTGAAGGCGGTCTACGAAGGCTTCCACTGGCATGACGTGATGACCTATCCCTTCCTCGAAGGCTCGGAATTGCAGGAACATGCCCAGGTCGAGGTGTTCCGCATCAGCCCGGCCGACAGCCTGCTGAACGGTCGGCCCTCCAAGCTGGCGGGCATCGCGGTCGGTGCCTTCGGTGGCTTTCTCAGCCGCGACTGGCGCGAACACGACATCCTCTGGGGCCGGCTGGACGGGGCCGAGCGCATCGTCGCCGCGCTGATGTCCGACCGCAGCCCCGAAGAGCGCCAGGTCTGGATCGACAGGCTGCAGAACCGGATCCTGGCCGAGGAATATGCCGACAAGCCCGGCGAAAGCCGGCGGCTGGCGCTGCTGAAGGCCAAGCTCAAGGACAGCCAGATCGACGACGACGCCTTCGAGGAAACCGCGGCCCGGGCGCTGGGGGTCAAGGACGCGGTGGCGCTGGACCTGAGCCGGTTTCGCGATCACTACAGGGATTTCAAGCCCCTGGGTCCGCGCGCGCCCCAGATCGCCGGCTGGAGCAGCCGCAGCATGGCGATCCTGTCGCGGATGATCGACGACCTGCCCGACGACGGCATCCTGCGCATGGTCGGCACCCGGGCGGCGGCGGCGCTGCGCGCGGGCGGCGGGCTGATCTCGGGCTTCGCCCGCTTCGCCATGCCCGGCAGCTATTGGCGCATGCTGGCCGACAAGCTGCTGTATCTGGCGATGCTGGCGGGGCTGCTGATCGGCTTTCTGGGCTGGTGGACCGGCTCGGGCATCGCCAAGGGCGGCTGGGCGCTCCTGACAGTGGCGGTGGCGCTCTGGCTGGTGCTCTATGTCTTCGGCCGCTGGCTGCGCGGCCGGGCCAGCCTGTCGCAGGCGCTGCGCTGGCTGCTGGCGCTGGTCGCGCTGGCGCTGATGGGCATCGGGCTGTGGACTGTCGCAAACCATCTGTTCCGCTGA
- the folD gene encoding bifunctional methylenetetrahydrofolate dehydrogenase/methenyltetrahydrofolate cyclohydrolase FolD, whose protein sequence is MAADIIDGKLFSSGVRGRVAASVSELKARGIVPGLAVVLVGEDPASQVYVRNKGIQTREAGMESFEHKLDASVSQEELLALVARLNADPAVHGILVQLPLPGHMDAEAVINAIDPQKDVDGFHILNVGLLGTGQKSMVPCTPLGCLLMLKDRLGDLAGLNAVVVGRSNIVGKPMAQLLLKESCTVTIAHSRTKDLAAVCRGADILVAAVGRPRMIPGDWVKPGATVIDVGINRIEEGGKTRLVGDVDYDSAAQVAGAITPVPGGVGPMTIACLLANTLTACCRANGLPDPELVGTEETVA, encoded by the coding sequence ATGGCAGCAGATATCATTGACGGGAAGTTGTTTTCGTCTGGGGTTCGGGGTCGTGTTGCGGCTTCGGTTTCGGAGCTGAAGGCGCGGGGGATCGTTCCCGGGCTTGCGGTGGTTCTGGTGGGCGAGGATCCGGCGAGCCAGGTCTATGTCAGGAACAAGGGCATCCAGACCCGCGAGGCCGGCATGGAAAGCTTCGAGCACAAGCTCGACGCCTCTGTCTCGCAAGAGGAACTGCTGGCGCTGGTCGCCAGGCTCAATGCCGACCCGGCCGTGCACGGCATCCTGGTGCAGCTGCCGCTGCCCGGCCACATGGACGCCGAGGCGGTCATCAACGCCATCGACCCCCAGAAGGACGTGGACGGGTTCCACATCCTGAACGTCGGCCTCTTGGGCACCGGGCAGAAGAGCATGGTGCCCTGCACGCCGCTGGGCTGCCTGCTGATGCTCAAGGACCGGCTGGGCGATCTGGCGGGGCTGAACGCGGTGGTCGTGGGACGCTCGAACATCGTCGGCAAGCCGATGGCGCAACTGCTGCTGAAGGAAAGCTGCACCGTCACCATCGCGCACAGCCGCACCAAGGACCTGGCCGCGGTCTGCCGCGGCGCCGACATCCTGGTCGCCGCCGTCGGCCGGCCGCGGATGATCCCCGGCGACTGGGTCAAGCCCGGCGCCACGGTGATCGACGTCGGCATCAACCGCATCGAGGAAGGCGGCAAGACCCGGCTGGTCGGCGATGTCGACTACGACAGCGCCGCCCAGGTCGCCGGTGCCATCACCCCGGTGCCGGGCGGCGTCGGGCCGATGACCATCGCCTGCCTGCTGGCCAATACGCTGACCGCCTGCTGCCGGGCCAACGGCCTGCCCGACCCCGAGCTGGTGGGCACCGAGGAAACCGTCGCCTGA